From Haloarcula hispanica ATCC 33960, the proteins below share one genomic window:
- the glyS gene encoding glycine--tRNA ligase, giving the protein MSEGERLTELAKRRGFYFPSSSAYGGAAGFWTYGPQGAALKSNIEDAWRDRYVVKEGHQEISAPDVMPEPVFEASGHLDGFDDMIVECGECGATHRADHLVEDNTDIEEAESLPNEEVMDLIAEHGIECPSCHTSLADQPVDNFNLMFETNIGPGSSSPGYLRPETAQGIFVEFPQLSEYARNQLPFGVAQIGKAYRNEISPRKSLVRVREFTQAELEHFVDPEEDDPPLAEVEDVVLPLYSAAAQESEDGGQRELTVREAVDEGVVESEWVAYYLGVSREWYERVGVDMDRFRYRQHLAGERAHYASDCWDAESEVDGDWIEITGFAYRGDYDLSKHAEHSGEDYTVFKQYDEPITVERATVDPDMSYLGPEFGGDAGAVADALEALAERNPDAFDDDEVTVEVDGESHTVPVEQTNFSVDEVTENGEHIRPHVVEPSFGVGRIIYTVLAHAYETDEVDGEERTYLDLPPEQAPTTVGVFPLMDKDGMADLATDIADDLRAAGLSVTYDDSGAIGRRYRRQDEVGTPYCVTVDYESLEDSEVTVRERDTTEQKRLPIDGLADRLERLATGDLTFDDL; this is encoded by the coding sequence CTGAAATCGAACATCGAAGACGCCTGGCGGGACCGCTACGTCGTCAAGGAAGGCCATCAAGAGATCTCAGCACCCGACGTGATGCCCGAGCCCGTCTTCGAGGCCTCGGGACACCTCGACGGCTTCGACGACATGATCGTCGAGTGCGGCGAGTGTGGCGCGACCCACCGCGCCGACCACCTCGTCGAGGACAACACGGACATCGAGGAGGCCGAATCCCTCCCCAACGAGGAAGTGATGGACCTCATCGCCGAGCACGGCATCGAATGTCCCTCCTGTCACACGTCCCTGGCCGACCAGCCGGTCGACAACTTCAACCTGATGTTCGAGACCAACATCGGTCCGGGGTCGTCGTCGCCGGGCTATCTCCGGCCGGAGACCGCACAGGGCATCTTCGTGGAGTTCCCGCAGCTCTCCGAGTACGCCCGGAATCAGCTCCCCTTCGGCGTCGCACAAATTGGGAAGGCCTACCGGAACGAGATTTCCCCGCGGAAGTCGCTTGTCCGCGTCCGGGAGTTCACCCAGGCCGAACTGGAGCACTTCGTCGACCCCGAGGAAGACGATCCGCCGCTGGCCGAGGTCGAGGACGTGGTGCTGCCGCTGTACTCCGCCGCAGCACAGGAGAGCGAGGACGGCGGCCAGCGCGAACTCACGGTCCGCGAGGCCGTCGACGAGGGCGTCGTCGAGAGCGAGTGGGTCGCCTACTATCTGGGCGTCTCCAGAGAGTGGTACGAGCGCGTTGGCGTCGACATGGACCGCTTTCGCTACCGTCAGCACCTCGCCGGCGAGCGCGCCCACTACGCCTCCGACTGCTGGGACGCCGAGAGCGAGGTCGACGGCGACTGGATCGAGATCACGGGCTTCGCCTACCGGGGCGACTACGACCTCTCGAAACACGCCGAGCACTCCGGCGAGGACTACACAGTGTTCAAGCAGTACGACGAGCCGATTACCGTCGAGCGCGCGACCGTCGATCCCGACATGAGCTACCTCGGGCCGGAGTTCGGCGGGGACGCCGGCGCGGTCGCCGACGCACTCGAAGCGCTGGCCGAGAGGAATCCTGACGCCTTCGATGACGACGAGGTCACCGTCGAGGTCGACGGCGAGTCCCACACCGTCCCCGTCGAACAGACGAACTTCAGCGTCGACGAGGTCACCGAGAACGGCGAGCACATCCGCCCACACGTCGTCGAACCCTCCTTCGGCGTGGGCCGGATCATCTACACCGTGCTCGCACACGCATACGAGACCGACGAGGTCGACGGCGAGGAGCGGACCTACCTCGACCTCCCGCCGGAGCAGGCCCCGACCACGGTCGGCGTCTTCCCGCTGATGGACAAGGACGGAATGGCCGACCTCGCGACCGACATCGCCGACGACCTCCGGGCCGCCGGTCTCTCGGTCACCTACGACGACTCCGGGGCCATCGGGCGGCGCTACCGCCGGCAGGACGAGGTCGGCACGCCCTACTGCGTCACCGTGGATTATGAGAGTCTGGAAGACAGCGAGGTCACGGTGCGCGAGCGCGACACGACCGAGCAGAAACGCCTCCCCATCGACGGGCTCGCCGACCGGCTCGAACGGCTCGCAACCGGCGATCTGACCTTCGACGACCTGTAG
- a CDS encoding DEAD/DEAH box helicase: protein MATTDAGGEHVERPLVTPEFLENRRYQTELAETASGDHTLVCLPTGLGKTTVSLLVTAERLHAVGGKALMLAPTKPLVQQHAEFYREALELDDEDVVVFTGEVRPDDRAALWEDARIVIATPQVVENDLVGNRISLADVTHCTFDECHRATGDYAYNYIADRYHADAENPLVTGMSASPGDDEEAILEVCENLGLNEVAVMTENDADVAEYTHDTSVDWNRIELPDIVVEIRDAINEVIEDRLDQLRELGVTNKSSADISEREIQQIQGQLRDLMNNDQSEGYQGMSFLAEVRKLRTAVTYVETQSVESLRRYFERLKEAARSSGASKADQRLVSEPKVREAMRKASDYDDLHPKFRQTRMLLAETLGIENGERVIVFTESRDTAETLVDFLSDHFTTQKFVGQSDTDGSEGMSQSQQQETLDRFRDGEFEVLVSTSVAEEGLDVPEVDLVLFYEPVPTAIRAIQRKGRTGRQAEGRVVVLLAEDTRDEAYFWKARNDQKRMKRELNELKSVAGELEARLDQTGLDEYEDGEGTASGGTSEDETATQSGDSTRNKRGSGANKSVEDDDGSDGQAGLDAFADDPSEAAEVDSEAATANEENTGTGDDEGTVASAGRDDEDDPVEIVADQRELDSNIARDLSTRDGIETRLETLAVGDYVLSDRVVVERKTVADFMDTLTGGDRSMFEQVGDATRNYGRPVVVIEGEDLFGARNVHHKAIQGALASLAVDFGASVLRTSDEDETADLLEVIAGREQEVADREVSVHGEKQSKTLPEQQEYVVAAIAEVGPVTARTLLEAFGSVEAVMTADKDDLLEVSGIGDVTADRIREVIASDYDP from the coding sequence ATGGCGACCACCGACGCCGGTGGCGAGCACGTCGAGCGCCCGCTGGTGACGCCGGAGTTCCTGGAGAACCGCCGCTACCAGACCGAACTGGCGGAAACGGCGAGCGGAGACCACACGCTCGTCTGTCTCCCGACCGGGCTGGGCAAGACGACCGTCTCGCTACTGGTGACCGCCGAACGGCTGCACGCCGTCGGCGGGAAAGCACTCATGCTGGCCCCGACGAAGCCGCTGGTCCAGCAACACGCCGAGTTCTACCGCGAAGCGCTGGAACTGGATGACGAAGATGTGGTCGTGTTCACCGGTGAGGTCCGACCCGACGACCGGGCCGCCCTCTGGGAGGACGCCCGCATCGTCATCGCGACGCCGCAGGTCGTCGAGAACGACCTCGTGGGCAACCGCATCTCCCTTGCCGACGTGACCCACTGCACCTTCGACGAGTGCCACCGGGCGACCGGCGACTACGCCTACAACTACATCGCCGACCGCTACCACGCCGACGCCGAGAACCCGCTGGTGACGGGGATGAGCGCCTCCCCCGGCGACGACGAGGAGGCAATACTCGAAGTGTGCGAGAACCTCGGGCTGAACGAGGTCGCGGTGATGACCGAAAACGACGCCGACGTGGCCGAGTACACCCACGACACCAGCGTCGACTGGAACCGCATCGAACTGCCCGATATCGTCGTCGAGATCCGTGACGCAATCAATGAGGTCATCGAGGACCGGCTGGACCAGCTGCGGGAACTCGGCGTCACGAACAAGTCTTCGGCGGACATCTCCGAGCGCGAAATCCAGCAGATTCAGGGCCAGCTTCGGGACCTGATGAACAACGACCAGAGCGAGGGCTACCAGGGGATGAGCTTTCTCGCGGAGGTCCGCAAGCTCCGGACTGCCGTCACGTACGTCGAAACGCAGAGCGTCGAGTCCCTGCGGCGGTACTTCGAGCGGCTGAAGGAGGCCGCCCGCTCCTCGGGCGCGTCGAAGGCCGACCAGCGCCTCGTCAGCGAGCCGAAAGTACGGGAGGCGATGCGGAAGGCCAGCGACTACGACGACCTGCACCCGAAGTTCCGCCAGACGCGAATGCTGCTCGCCGAGACGCTGGGCATCGAGAACGGCGAGCGCGTCATCGTCTTCACCGAGTCCCGCGACACCGCCGAAACGCTCGTCGACTTCCTCTCGGACCACTTCACGACCCAGAAGTTCGTCGGCCAGAGCGACACCGACGGCAGCGAGGGGATGAGCCAGAGTCAGCAACAGGAGACGCTGGACAGGTTCCGGGATGGCGAGTTCGAGGTGCTCGTCTCGACGTCCGTCGCCGAGGAGGGGCTTGACGTGCCCGAAGTCGACCTGGTGTTGTTCTACGAACCGGTGCCGACCGCGATTCGGGCCATCCAGCGGAAAGGCCGAACCGGCCGACAGGCCGAGGGCCGGGTCGTCGTCCTGCTGGCCGAGGACACCCGCGACGAGGCGTACTTCTGGAAGGCCCGCAACGACCAGAAGCGGATGAAACGCGAGCTGAACGAACTCAAAAGCGTCGCCGGCGAACTGGAGGCCCGCCTCGACCAGACCGGGCTCGACGAGTACGAGGACGGCGAAGGGACCGCTTCGGGTGGAACCAGCGAGGATGAAACCGCTACACAGAGCGGGGATTCCACTCGAAACAAAAGGGGTAGCGGAGCTAACAAGTCAGTCGAGGATGACGATGGCAGTGACGGTCAGGCCGGACTGGACGCCTTCGCAGACGACCCGTCGGAAGCAGCCGAGGTCGACAGCGAAGCGGCCACGGCCAACGAGGAGAATACCGGAACAGGGGACGACGAGGGAACGGTCGCCAGCGCCGGACGCGACGACGAGGACGACCCCGTCGAAATCGTCGCCGACCAGCGGGAACTCGACTCGAACATCGCCCGGGACCTCTCGACGCGGGACGGTATCGAGACCCGACTCGAAACGCTGGCCGTCGGCGACTACGTCCTCTCGGACCGCGTGGTCGTCGAGCGCAAGACCGTCGCTGACTTCATGGACACGCTGACCGGCGGCGACCGGTCGATGTTCGAGCAGGTCGGGGACGCCACGCGCAACTACGGTCGGCCCGTCGTCGTCATCGAGGGCGAAGACCTCTTCGGCGCGCGGAACGTCCATCACAAGGCGATCCAGGGCGCGCTCGCGTCGCTCGCGGTCGATTTCGGCGCGAGCGTGCTGCGGACCAGCGACGAGGACGAGACCGCCGACCTGCTGGAAGTCATCGCCGGGCGGGAGCAGGAGGTGGCCGACCGCGAGGTGAGCGTCCACGGCGAGAAACAGTCGAAGACGCTCCCGGAGCAACAGGAGTACGTCGTCGCCGCAATCGCCGAAGTCGGGCCGGTGACCGCGCGCACGCTGCTGGAAGCCTTCGGTAGCGTCGAGGCGGTGATGACCGCCGACAAAGACGACCTGCTGGAGGTGTCTGGCATCGGCGACGTGACCGCCGACCGGATTCGAGAAGTCATCGCCAGCGACTACGACCCGTAG
- a CDS encoding Era-like GTP-binding protein has translation MGLLTNLKDSISRAASTLFSEEDPKRIGIYGPPNAGKTTLANRIARDWTGDAVGPESHVPHETRRARRKENVEIERDGKKVTIDIVDTPGVTTKVDYTEFLEHDMEKDDAVRRSREATEGVAEAMHWLREDVDGVIYVLDSATDPFTQVNTMLIGIIESQDLPVLILANKIDLEESSVQRIRNAYPQHETIPLSALEGDNMDEVYDKIAEYFG, from the coding sequence ATGGGATTGTTAACAAACCTCAAAGATAGCATCTCACGCGCGGCATCGACGCTGTTCTCCGAAGAGGATCCGAAGCGGATCGGTATCTACGGCCCGCCGAACGCCGGCAAGACGACGCTGGCGAACCGCATCGCACGGGACTGGACTGGCGACGCCGTCGGTCCGGAGAGTCACGTTCCACACGAGACTCGCCGTGCGCGCCGAAAGGAGAACGTCGAGATCGAACGCGACGGGAAGAAAGTGACAATCGACATCGTCGACACGCCCGGCGTGACGACGAAGGTCGATTACACCGAATTCCTCGAACACGACATGGAGAAAGACGACGCCGTCCGTCGCTCCCGCGAAGCGACCGAGGGCGTCGCCGAAGCGATGCACTGGCTCCGCGAGGACGTCGACGGTGTCATTTACGTGCTTGACTCCGCGACCGATCCGTTCACGCAGGTCAACACCATGCTCATCGGCATCATCGAGAGTCAGGACCTGCCGGTGTTGATTCTTGCAAACAAGATCGATCTGGAGGAGTCCTCCGTCCAGCGCATCCGAAACGCCTACCCCCAGCACGAGACGATTCCGCTCTCGGCGCTCGAGGGAGACAACATGGACGAAGTCTACGACAAAATCGCGGAGTACTTCGGGTGA
- a CDS encoding OapC/ArvC family zinc-ribbon domain-containing protein: protein MPHQCTDCGRGFDDGSKEMLSGCPNCGGNKFQYQPEGADISETPDAEPPEPPGPDSTVARTVGKTAASVRDFVSGSAPDGDRPAEQSHLDADRSADSQPSDPSHTSGSPSTEPDRTSATEDSAQASARGDIVEPDELPSDAPSASEAEHQFRPVGADPDPPAEPEQEDRPDLEELRAELNDQFESIKVLEPGQYELNLMELYDREEYIIALQEDGHYSIQVPETIRSE from the coding sequence ATGCCCCACCAGTGTACGGACTGTGGCCGTGGCTTCGACGACGGGTCGAAGGAGATGCTCTCGGGCTGTCCCAACTGCGGCGGGAACAAGTTCCAGTATCAGCCCGAGGGGGCCGACATCTCCGAGACGCCGGACGCGGAGCCACCGGAACCACCGGGACCTGACAGCACTGTCGCCCGTACCGTCGGCAAGACCGCCGCCTCGGTACGTGACTTCGTCAGTGGCTCCGCTCCGGACGGCGACCGTCCCGCCGAGCAGTCCCATCTCGACGCCGACCGGTCGGCTGACTCACAGCCGAGTGACCCATCCCACACGTCCGGCTCGCCGTCGACCGAACCCGACCGCACGTCTGCGACCGAGGATTCAGCCCAGGCTAGTGCCCGCGGCGATATCGTCGAACCGGACGAACTTCCGTCCGACGCACCGTCGGCGTCCGAAGCAGAACACCAGTTCCGCCCTGTCGGTGCGGACCCTGACCCACCGGCGGAACCAGAGCAGGAAGACCGGCCCGACCTAGAGGAACTGCGCGCGGAACTCAACGACCAGTTCGAGTCGATCAAGGTACTGGAACCCGGCCAGTACGAACTGAACCTGATGGAACTGTACGACCGCGAGGAATACATCATCGCGCTGCAGGAAGACGGGCACTACTCGATTCAGGTCCCCGAAACCATCCGTTCCGAGTGA
- a CDS encoding diacylglycerol/polyprenol kinase family protein — translation MADEVSRRLVHVTGAAVPLAHLLRPDLITWRVVQGFLAVALVVVLILEAVRLTTGLDWVVYDRLTREYEQDNPAGYALYIVGIAIVAFAVELPSMTETVAVPAMLMLAIGDPISGLLGSADASNVKQAWVLLVMFGVCTLLAAPFVPPAAAVLGGIAATFADGVKPRIAGYVIDDNFSIPVLGALAMWVGVQYLPGFGL, via the coding sequence ATGGCCGACGAGGTATCCCGGCGGCTCGTCCACGTCACCGGTGCGGCGGTCCCGCTCGCACACCTGCTCCGGCCGGACCTGATTACATGGCGCGTCGTCCAGGGATTCCTGGCTGTGGCGCTGGTCGTGGTGCTGATTCTCGAAGCGGTGCGGCTGACCACCGGACTGGACTGGGTGGTGTACGACCGGCTCACCCGGGAGTACGAGCAGGACAACCCCGCCGGCTACGCGCTGTACATCGTCGGGATCGCCATCGTCGCCTTCGCCGTCGAACTCCCGAGTATGACCGAGACGGTCGCCGTCCCGGCGATGTTGATGCTCGCTATCGGCGACCCCATCAGCGGCCTGCTGGGCTCGGCTGATGCCAGCAACGTCAAACAGGCCTGGGTCCTGCTGGTGATGTTCGGCGTCTGTACGCTACTCGCCGCGCCGTTCGTTCCCCCCGCCGCCGCAGTGCTTGGCGGTATCGCTGCGACGTTCGCCGACGGCGTCAAGCCGCGTATCGCCGGTTACGTCATCGACGACAACTTCTCGATTCCGGTGCTCGGGGCGCTGGCGATGTGGGTCGGCGTCCAGTACCTGCCCGGCTTCGGCCTCTAA
- a CDS encoding DUF2073 domain-containing protein gives MAEVKDPDDGVQIDLISGERMAGLASMEKIRMILDGVRDGNIVILEEGLSPDEESRLIEVTMTEISPDEFNGIEIETYPKSEAADASILDRLMGKQSTQKLTVIGPANQIETLHKDETLISALVSRK, from the coding sequence ATGGCAGAAGTCAAAGACCCAGACGACGGCGTCCAAATCGACCTCATCAGCGGCGAACGCATGGCCGGACTGGCCTCGATGGAGAAGATCCGAATGATTCTCGACGGGGTTCGTGACGGCAACATCGTCATTCTCGAAGAGGGACTCTCCCCCGACGAGGAGTCCCGCCTGATCGAAGTCACGATGACGGAGATCAGCCCCGACGAGTTCAACGGCATCGAAATCGAGACCTACCCCAAGTCCGAGGCCGCCGACGCCAGCATCCTCGACCGGCTGATGGGCAAACAGTCGACCCAGAAGCTGACAGTCATCGGGCCGGCGAACCAGATAGAGACGCTCCACAAGGACGAAACGCTCATCAGCGCCCTCGTCTCCCGGAAATAA
- a CDS encoding Sjogren's syndrome/scleroderma autoantigen 1 family protein, whose amino-acid sequence MSDFDKEAEREKLREKFEQEEDNRAATEQMSELLLKGATMTNAHCSECGDPIFRYDGQEFCPTCQKPVARDAQADGAETDDGDEETADSTGDGDNIEMAAPSDEARVQFGDDSNEPDQTAAEAGAADGQTTPDAAPSAPQEPSQSDSSTNASHSPPEAGGDRTTQPRSQPDSPAQNARTGAPNPADRTTESERQPGNSSQDPPASARQPAPSEGGAGDVAANLDAASALLAETVHRFAERAAATENPREAREHLQAAREAAEALDATRF is encoded by the coding sequence ATGAGTGATTTCGACAAGGAAGCCGAACGCGAGAAACTCCGCGAGAAATTCGAGCAGGAGGAGGACAACCGGGCGGCGACCGAGCAGATGAGTGAGCTCCTGTTGAAGGGCGCGACGATGACGAACGCCCACTGCAGCGAGTGTGGCGACCCCATCTTCCGCTACGACGGCCAGGAGTTCTGCCCGACCTGTCAGAAGCCAGTCGCTCGCGACGCGCAGGCCGACGGGGCGGAGACGGACGACGGCGACGAGGAGACGGCGGACAGTACGGGCGACGGGGACAACATCGAGATGGCCGCCCCCAGCGACGAGGCCCGCGTCCAGTTCGGCGACGACAGCAACGAGCCGGACCAGACTGCAGCCGAAGCCGGAGCGGCGGACGGGCAGACCACACCGGACGCTGCTCCCTCCGCACCTCAGGAACCATCCCAGTCGGACTCGTCGACGAACGCATCGCATTCTCCACCCGAAGCGGGGGGCGATAGGACCACACAACCCCGGAGCCAGCCCGATTCACCCGCCCAGAACGCCCGAACCGGCGCTCCGAACCCCGCTGACCGGACCACTGAATCCGAGCGGCAGCCCGGGAACAGTTCACAGGACCCCCCCGCTTCCGCTCGACAGCCCGCGCCATCCGAAGGTGGGGCCGGTGACGTTGCGGCAAATCTGGATGCGGCGTCTGCGCTACTGGCCGAGACTGTCCACCGCTTCGCCGAGCGCGCCGCGGCGACCGAGAACCCACGCGAGGCTCGCGAGCATCTGCAGGCAGCGAGAGAAGCGGCGGAAGCGCTGGACGCGACGCGGTTCTGA
- the mdh gene encoding malate dehydrogenase produces MTKVSVVGAAGTVGAAAGYNIALRDIADEVVFVDIPDKEDDTVGQAADTNHGIAYDSNTRVRQGGYEDTAGSDVVVITAGIPRQPGQTRIDLAGDNAPIMEDIQSSLDEHNDDYVSLTTSNPVDLLNRHLYEAGDRSREQVIGFGGRLDSARFRYVLSEEFDAPVQNVEGTILGEHGDAQVPVFSKVRVDGTDPEFSDDEKEQLLGDLQESAMDVIERKGATEWGPARGVAHMVEAILHDTGEVLPASVKLEGEFGHEDTAFGVPVRLGSNGVEEIVEWDLDDYEQDLMADAAEKLSDQYDKIS; encoded by the coding sequence ATGACAAAGGTAAGCGTAGTCGGCGCAGCCGGCACAGTCGGCGCAGCCGCAGGGTACAACATCGCGCTCCGTGACATCGCTGACGAAGTCGTTTTCGTGGACATCCCGGACAAGGAAGACGACACGGTCGGGCAGGCCGCCGACACGAACCACGGCATCGCCTACGATTCGAACACGCGTGTCCGCCAGGGCGGCTACGAGGACACCGCCGGCTCGGACGTCGTGGTCATCACGGCCGGGATTCCCCGCCAGCCCGGACAGACCCGTATCGACCTCGCCGGCGACAACGCGCCGATCATGGAGGACATCCAGTCCTCGCTGGACGAGCACAACGACGACTACGTCTCGCTGACCACCTCCAATCCCGTCGACCTGCTCAACCGCCACCTCTACGAGGCCGGCGACCGCTCGCGTGAGCAGGTCATCGGCTTCGGCGGCCGCCTGGACTCCGCGCGGTTCCGCTACGTGCTGAGCGAGGAGTTCGACGCCCCGGTCCAGAACGTCGAAGGGACAATCCTCGGGGAACACGGCGATGCACAGGTCCCCGTGTTCTCGAAGGTCCGCGTCGACGGCACCGACCCCGAGTTCAGCGACGACGAGAAAGAGCAACTGCTCGGCGACCTGCAGGAATCGGCGATGGACGTCATCGAGCGCAAGGGCGCGACCGAGTGGGGGCCGGCACGCGGCGTCGCGCACATGGTCGAAGCCATCCTCCACGACACCGGCGAAGTGCTACCGGCGTCGGTCAAGCTCGAAGGCGAGTTCGGGCACGAGGACACTGCCTTCGGTGTCCCGGTCCGTCTCGGGAGCAACGGCGTCGAAGAGATCGTCGAGTGGGATCTTGACGACTACGAGCAGGACCTGATGGCCGACGCTGCCGAGAAGCTCTCGGACCAGTACGACAAGATCTCGTAA